One Engystomops pustulosus chromosome 7, aEngPut4.maternal, whole genome shotgun sequence DNA window includes the following coding sequences:
- the TUT1 gene encoding speckle targeted PIP5K1A-regulated poly(A) polymerase: protein MRGAALAPDAESIAGDVFTVRRETMAAAVENGSGGDIPPDVQSADRGGFRCLLCGVTVPNRPSLDDHLKGRRHKRLCEERDKRQQQQERSVFVSGFSKGSSEEQIKETFEKISPVKNIVMDKDRGLYAIVEFESQDGVCLALTQTDITLDGHRLKVKPREKKEFKNKKGGTHRNLQPPDPETLSKQLIRCSDVEDQMKNLVSLCSPSHHESRLRELLLSLLRETFTEFFPGCQLLPFGSSVNGFEISGCDLDLHLELGENEKEDLMEEDKDTEEKKVTVKDISGDNRGEDEELEEGASPKKDGDELDMQVTAENESSDDDEEEEEENIAPGLSLQGLSHEEILDVVGRVLRQCVPGVHGVQSVPSARRPVIRFQHKTSGLRGDITLNNRLALRNSSYLHLCSDLDPRVPQLVYTVRYWARVQQLAGNPLGGGPLLNNYALTLMVIFFLQTRSPPVIPSLIRLREIADNDTSQVIDGWDCSFVSDSTQCPASENQQSLNSLLSEFFSYFSSLDLHSNILCPRDGLLMPIPVSSPPPTWTEGFRMGPLNVQDPFELNHNVCGNVSTRIAHRFTARCSAAAKACRSPIFLLRSSSRPWGVNLLIQPSPSEGDKAEGADIAISIGKALLEDVFAAVKTVLVEVLLCGCKRDSDKDGVGVKSNEETAHVVPSVEELNIEDKGAEVKGENMGEDGIKNERKRESSDDIQGTSPKKRRIEEDGSDPVADRQKNVIEKSPCKKGSPSKVHKNPQEDGALSMRIDVWHHIWEGRRKVRRSMQGKVEQGIKLETAVSRALSAGTQEGGRPILQITATTRLGTDGSAILHLSPDSDDYGCSATFFHFLKIFLPRMVENVLSAKD from the exons ATGCGGGGCGCTGCCTTGGCGCCAGACGCAGAATCCATCGCCGGTGACGTCTTTACTGTGCGCCGAGAAACCATGGCGGCTGCGGTGGAGAATGGAAGCGGCGGTGACATCCCGCCTGATGTACAGTCCGCGGACCGGGGCGGGTTCCGGTGCCTCCTGTGCGGGGTGACCGTCCCGAACC GTCCGAGCCTCGATGATCACCTGAAGGGACGACGTCATAAGCGATTGTGTGAGGAGCGAGACAagcgccagcagcagcaggagcgcaGTGTGTTTGTCAGCGGGTTCTCCAAAGGCTCCTCCGAGGAGCAAATTAAAGAAACGTTTGAAAAAATATCCCCAGTTAAGAATATTGTCATGGACAAAGACCGG GGTCTCTATGCCATTGTAGAATTTGAAAGCCAGGATGGCGTGTGCCTGGCGCTTACACAGACTGACATTACACTAGATGGACATCGCCTGAAAGTGAAACCACGTGAAAAGAAGGAGTTTAAAAACAAGAAAGGAGGAACTCACCGAAACCTGCAGCCCCCGGACCCAGAAACCCTCAGCAAGCAACTGATCCGCTGTTCTGAT GTAGAAGATCAAATGAAAAACCTTGTCTCCCTCTGTTCTCCATCTCATCACGAGAGCCGTCTGCGAGAACTGCTGCTTTCTCTTCTGCGAGAGACGTTTACAGAGTTCTTCCCAG GTTGTCAGCTTCTCCCGTTTGGTTCCTCTGTAAATGGCTTTGAGATCAGCGGATGTGACTTGGACTTGCATCTGGAGCTTGGAGAGAATGAAAAAGAAGATCTGATGGAAGAAGATAAAGACACTGAAGAGAAGAAGGTTACAGTTAAGGATATAAGTGGAGATAATcgtggagaagatgaggaactgGAGGAAGGAGCCTCTCCCAAGAAAGATGGAGATGAACTGGATATGCAAGTAACTGCGGAGAATGAGAgtagtgatgatgatgaggaggaggaagaggag AACATCGCGCCTGGACTGTCACTGCAAGGACTTTCCCATGAGGAGATTCTCGATGTTGTAGGAAGAGTCTTGCGGCAGTGTGTCCCCGGAGTGCACGGGGTGCAGAGCGTTCCCTCCGCACGGCGGCCGGTTATACGTTTTCAGCACAAGACTTCGGGCTTGAGAGGAGACATCACCCTAAACAACAG ACTTGCTTTACGTAATTCTTCATACCTGCACCTCTGTTCTGATCTGGACCCTCGGGTGCCGCAGCTTGTATACACTGTCAGATACTGGGCCCGGGTGCAGCAGCTCGCAG GTAACCCACTAGGGGGCGGACCACTACTGAATAACTATGCCCTGACACTGATGGTTATCTTCTTCCTACAAACAAGGAGCCCCCCGGTAATTCCCAGCCTCATCCGTCTGCGGGAGATTGCAG ataaCGACACCTCACAAGTGATTGACGGCTGGGACTGTTCGTTTGTCTCCGACAGCACCCAGTGCCCGGCTAGTGAAAACCAGCAGAGCCTGA ATTCTCTGCTTTCAGAGTTTTTTAGTTACTTTTCTTCCCTGGACTTACACTCTAATATCCTCTGCCCCCGTGATGGCCTTCTCATGCCCATCcccgtctcctctcctccacctaCCTGGACAGAAGGTTTTCGGATGGGCCCTCTGAACGTCCAGGATCCGTTTGAGTTGAATCATAATGTGTGCGGTAATGTTAGCACGCGGATAGCGCACCGCTTTACTGCCCGGTGCTCAGCCGCTGCCAAGGCCTGCCGCTCCCCTATATTCCTGCTCAGGTCATCATCTCGTCCCTGGGGTGTTAACTTACTAATACAACCTTCGCCCTCTGAAGGAGACAAGGCTGAAGGGGCAGACATTGCGATATCTATCGGTAAGGCTTTGTTGGAGGATGTATTTGCGGCTGTGAAGACTGTGTTAGTAGAGGTCTTACTGTGCGGCTGTAAACGGGATAGTGACAAGGATGGCGTTGGTGTGAAAAGCAATGAGGAGACTGCCCACGTGGTGCCCAGTGTGGAAGAGCTCAACATCGAAGATAAAGGAGCGGAAGTAAAAGGGGAAAATATGGGCGAAGACGGAATTAAAAATGAGAGGAAACGGGAAAGCTCTGATGATATACAGGGCACCAGCCCCAAAAAGAGGAGGATAGAAGAAGATGGCAGTGACCCTGTGGCTGATCGGCAGAAAAACGTGATCGAGAAATCGCCCTGCAAAAAAGGGAGCCCGTCTAAAGTGCATAAAAATCCGCAAGAGGACGGAGCCCTGTCCATGAGGATAGATGTCTGGCATCACATCTGGGAGGGCCGGCGCAAAGTGCGGAGGAGCATGCAGGGGAAAGTAGAGCAGGGCATAAAACTGGAGACCGCGGTGTCCCGGGCATTGTCAGCGGGCACACAGGAGGGCGGCAGGCCAATCCTGCAGATAACCGCAACGACTCGGCTGGGCACTGACGGCAGCGCTATACTGCATCTCTCCCCAGACTCTGACGACTATGGCTGCAGTGCCACCTTCTTCCACTTTTTAAAGATATTTCTTCCTCGCATGGTGGAAAACGTATTAAGTGCTAAAGACTAA